From Cydia fagiglandana chromosome 6, ilCydFagi1.1, whole genome shotgun sequence, the proteins below share one genomic window:
- the LOC134664971 gene encoding uncharacterized protein LOC134664971 isoform X6 — protein MEETVRSLLQYKGRVETLKQEKASLSSALEASAAHYQSQLSALTAENERLRTQLEAGGGEHERRLDDVAQQVVRALLSQKSVREELGCARARVRELEAQNRALSALLVRQLRPVPRPSPATPHTPLTPARDLQVHLVDVGSCGSLISFRDSPPPPPPGPAPALCHDDKRRHQILADIWTELKGLEVTPANLARALSAVDPTLWAAPPRPATLSLNMPQACSDPVRDGAGDKVTEEENCETGEAGAESPESGAKDEGYSTMSSDVQADASRQSDHAADRALPDLNEASDETDNQTIVSINPRESRRHARLLGTDADYIYFPIGVAFAGVRGSYPPSRPVLPFQHVVRSFSDSHLCLKLLAGTTCPTSCLDSPTPSSGMLVLDLNPGPERPLRRPAIVSTTSSERVSWGSTADERADGSQYDADYVQHWLELDDARSALQQRHRDIGELEYDRAELEDWSLSLSCEDLRDRQSPFAEITTPGQISLSTLPSIREDDALELEEDVGDCLWNDCGFATIEIDECRIGEDLETSEKRWECSRTHSPGGSWSSASDAPDKRSSTALSEDGDCANVGLDFTRDFYRLVKYESTKSLASNSSRGLPTADGNNHLRFHDVQAMALQDREQALQNVLNFIAEQQKYCRDREESDSMSSRPVSEIRELPPPYAAADFDDESIGPRSEVSEDRPRPDSFSSFSENDSCDVLPERPRIQFCDTVSEPRSTPRFIEREGPYVESEDYYDEFTRTDNDENELDEHHLLKVQRKNEINRTNDLSKITDLDMSEKFEERCDIDSSRPEDFKETAVKILLKQGLSERPELDTCLIKSSSFPFANGETEVSLVEEVLSACRRSTGALVTVPEEEENSSPETSSPQMTESNTTSTSTAETVIVSNKERERPKEKSRIPMLLGGKRPPSSPRRSKIPVVEKKGVAAAPEPIIVKQEHTLSFHEAATSKDVIEELNRMIRQSEGASDVKSEDRGQAQKDGALWAPTGWVHVEKDIDFSDPKARANLLDVMLASSDSSPSSCGSSPAEPPPPPAYSRLHRLHRSRRQKTAAALRSRGLGVLRWPRARRPSILGRDGFFVRYGEPERAAVATFDFLDDEETKDCTY, from the exons AGCGTACGCGAAGAGCTGGGATGCGCACGAGCACGCGTCCGAGAGCTGGAAGCTCAGAACCGAGCGCTGAGCGCGCTGTTAGTCCGTCAGTTACGCCCCGTCCCGCGGCCCTCGCCCGCCACTCCGCACACCCCGCTCACGCCCGCCAGGGACCTGCAAG TGCACCTCGTGGACGTCGGCTCCTGCGGCTCGTTGATCTCGTTCCGCGACTCCCCGCCGCCCCCTCCGCCTGGCCCCGCGCCCGCGCTCTGCCACGACGACAAACGACGGCATCAAATACTGGCGGACATCTGGACTGAACTGAAG GGCTTGGAGGTGACCCCTGCTAACCTGGCCCGAGCATTGTCTGCGGTGGACCCAACGCTTTGGGCGGCGCCACCACGACCCGCCACGTTAAGCCTTAACATGCCGCAAGCCTGTTCAGATCCTGTTAGAG ATGGAGCCGGAGACAAGGTGACTGAAGAAGAAAATTGTGAGACTGGCGAAGCAGGTGCAGAGTCTCCAGAAAGCGGCGCCAAAGATGAGGGCTACTCCACAATGTCCAGCGATGTTCAAGCCGACGCGTCAAGGCAAAGTGACCATGCGGCGGACAGAGCCCTACCCGACCTTAACGAAGCATCTGATGAAACAGATAATCAAACAATAGTATCCATAAACCCCAGAGAATCTCGCCGGCACGCCAGGCTACTAGGAACCGATGCGGATTATATCTATTTTCCAATCGGTGTAGCGTTCGCTGGAGTTCGAGGAAGCTACCCTCCCTCACGACCAGTCTTGCCCTTTCAACACGTTGTGAGAAGTTTCTCCGATTCCCATCTCTGTCTGAAACTACTCGCTGGGACAACATGCCCGACGAGTTGTCTAGATAGCCCAACGCCTAGTTCAGGCATGTTAGTTTTAGATCTAAACCCAGGCCCAGAGAGACCACTAAGACGACCAGCAATTGTATCCACAACGAGTTCAGAAAGAGTCTCATGGGGAAGTACGGCAGATGAGCGCGCAGATGGCTCGCAGTACGATGCTGACTATGTTCAACATTGGCTCGAGTTAGACGATGCCAGGTCAGCCTTACAACAGCGACATCGAGATATAGGCGAGCTTGAGTACGACAGAGCGGAATTAGAAGATTGGAGCTTATCACTATCATGTGAGGATCTCAGAGACAGACAATCTCCATTCGCTGAAATAACAACTCCTGGGCAAATTTCGCTATCGACACTACCGAGTATAAGAGAAGATGACGCTTTAGAACTCGAGGAAGACGTAGGAGATTGTCTATGGAACGACTGTGGTTTCGCGACAATCGAAATTGACGAGTGTAGAATAGGAGAAGACTTAGAAACATCAGAAAAGCGGTGGGAATGTTCCAGAACTCATTCACCTGGTGGCTCGTGGTCTAGTGCATCGGACGCTCCAGACAAACGATCAAGCACAGCGCTGAGTGAGGATGGTGACTGCGCAAACGTAGGGCTTGATTTCACCCGGGACTTTTATAGGCTAGTTAAATATGAGAGCACGAAAAGCTTAGCATCAAATTCCTCAAGAGGTTTACCGACAGCTGACGGCAATAACCATTTACGGTTTCACGATGTTCAAGCGATGGCATTGCAAGATCGTGAGCAAGCGCTTCAAAATGTACTTAATTTCATCGCAGAACAGCAAAAGTATTGCCGGGATAGAGAGGAATCTGATTCAATGTCTTCAAGACCCGTATCTGAAATAAGAGAACTACCACCTCCCTACGCGGCGGCCGATTTCGATGACGAATCAATAGGGCCGAGAAGTGAAGTTTCAGAAGACCGTCCTCGACCAGACTCTTTTAGCAGCTTCTCAGAGAACGACTCCTGTGACGTCCTTCCCGAGAGGCCGAGAATCCAATTTTGTGATACCGTATCCGAGCCAAGGTCTACTCCACGTTTCATTGAACGTGAGGGTCCTTACGTAGAATCAGAGGACTACTACGACGAATTTACACGAACCGACAAcgatgaaaatgaattagacGAGCATCATCTTTTAAAAGTACAACGGAAGAATGAAATCAATAGAACGAATGACCTAAGTAAAATAACAGATTTAGACATGTCTGAAAAGTTCGAGGAGAGGTGTGATATCGATTCTAGTCGACCGGAGGATTTCAAAGAGACTgctgtaaaaatattgttaaagcAAGGTTTGAGCGAGAGGCCAGAACTAGATACGTGTCTTATAAAATCATCGAGCTTCCCCTTCGCCAACGGCGAGACCGAAGTGTCTTTAGTCGAGGAAGTGCTGAGCGCTTGTAGGCGGAGCACGGGAGCTTTAGTTACCGTTCCCGAGGAGGAGGAGAATTCATCTCCCGAAACGAGCTCGCCTCAGATGACGGAATCGAATACGACGAGCACTTCCACTGCCGAAACTGTGATAGTAAGTAATAAGGAGAGGGAGAGGCctaaagagaagagtcgtataCCGATGTTGCTGGGCGGGAAGAGGCCGCCGTCCTCGCCGCGAAGGTCGAAGATCCCCGTGGTGGAGAAGAAAGGCGTGGCGGCGGCGCCGGAGCCGATCATCGTCAAGCAAGAGCACACGCTCAGTTTCCATGAAGCTGCCACTTCTAAGGACGTCATTGAAGAACTGAACAG AATGATCCGTCAAAGTGAGGGCGCCTCAGATGTGAAGAGTGAAGACCGAGGGCAGGCGCAGAAAGATGGCGCTCTGTGGGCGCCGACCGGCTGGGTCCATGTTGAGAAGGACATCGACTTCAGCGACCCTAAG GCGCGCGCCAACCTGCTGGACGTGATGCTGGCGTCGAGCGACTCGTCGCCCTCCTCGTGCGGCTCCTCCCCCgccgagccgccgccgccgcccgcctaCTCGCGCCTGCACCGCCTGCACCGCTCCCGGAGACAGAAGACCG CGGCCGCGCTGCGCAGCCGCGGGCTCGGCGTGCTGCGCtggccgcgcgcgcgccgcccctCCATCCTCGGGCGCGACGGCTTCTTCGTGCGCTACGGGGAGCCCGAGCGCGCcgccgtcgccaccttcgactTTCTCGACGACGAGGAGACCAAAGACTGTACCTATTAG